In one Hypomesus transpacificus isolate Combined female chromosome 18, fHypTra1, whole genome shotgun sequence genomic region, the following are encoded:
- the wfdc2 gene encoding WAP four-disulfide core domain protein 3, whose translation MEMHSSAICGVIVVFLAFVHFSTVCTAESEMNFTVTLPKAGHCPRRLNVVPSKRACDCDDDCPGGHKCCVFDCGAVCVPPVFRKPGVCPRRRWGAGMCAEFCSDDSDCPNNEKCCHNGCGHECIAPYTVKPGRCAQPKGTPMCAEYCYHDGQCPEEQKCCRTTCGHSCSEPC comes from the exons ATGGAGATGCATTCGTCAGCGATTTGTGGGGTTATTGTTGTGTTTTTAGCGTTTGTACATTTCAGTACTGTTTGTACCGCAGAATCCGAAATGAATTTTACAG TGACTCTCCCCAAGGCTGGTCACTGTCCACGGCGTCTGAACGTGGTCCCATCTAAGAGGGCATGTGACTGTGACGACGATTGTCCAGGAGGCCACAAATGTTGCGTCTTCGACTGCGGTGCTGTTTGTGTCCCTCCTGTCTTCA GGAAGCCAGGAGTGTGTCCTCGCCGGAGATGGGGAGCAGGAATGTGTGCGGAGTTCTGCTCCGATGACAGTGACTGTCCCAACAACGAGAAATGCTGTCATAACGGCTGTGGGCATGAATGCATCGCCCCCTACACAG TGAAGCCAGGCCGCTGTGCCCAGCCCAAGGGGACACCCATGTGTGCAGAGTACTGTTACCACGACGGCCAGTGTCCAGAAGAGCAGAAGTGTTGCCGGACAACTTGTGGCCACTCCTGCAGCGAgccatgctga